A genomic segment from Aegilops tauschii subsp. strangulata cultivar AL8/78 chromosome 1, Aet v6.0, whole genome shotgun sequence encodes:
- the LOC109771618 gene encoding uncharacterized protein, which translates to MALRLHSALSAAASGRLFCHRALSAEATSRPQWGVIAGTRPVKSPALGATFHLAEPPRASRLLVPDHLLGSGPLPGVDRGIMGALFCDVRTVSADGFLLLNFLDVRTTGPVLESQRADPFRDATLSALPEATRFVCNPLSGDLFRLPDIDGTNKTLCDNRLGLLTKARRGHGPPDRYAVAELLQEKEPSRRFSMRRFLSETGEWEKLTGLPSPLPLPLARRMEVDHEAVAFGGRLWWVDVSCGAVSADPFSDRPELRFVELPEGKERVAPDPRTLCRYRRVGVSEGRLRYAVVSQWEPFLLRSFALDGDDDWTLEHEVALSPLWTNGGYPWLPMEETPRIAVIDPMNASIMHLTIGNYVVTVDMDTGKVVASVIVSAEHQLDLIMTDGFFRAFVLSPWLGSNRIPRAGKLGNARNKTLADVLIRSN; encoded by the exons ATGGCGCTCCGGCTCCACTCtgccctctccgccgccgcctccggaCGCCTCTTCTGCCACCGGGCTCTCTCCGCGGAGGCCACCTCGCGCCCTCAGTGGGGTGTGATCGCCGGCACGCGTCCGGTCAAGTCGCCGGCGCTCGGTGCGACCTTCCACCTCGCCGAGCCCCCGCGCGCCTCCCGCCTCCTCGTCCCCGACCACCTCCTCGGGTCGGGGCCACTCCCGGGCGTCGACAGAGGAATCATGGGCGCGCTCTTCTGCGACGTCCGCACCGTGAGCGCCgacggcttcctcctcctcaacttCCTCGACGTCCGCACCACGGGCCCCGTCCTCGAGAGTCAGCGCGCTGACCCATTTCGGGACGCGACCCTTTCAGCGCTCCCCGAGGCCACGCGGTTCGTCTGCAACCCTCTCAGCGGCGACCTGTTCCGCCTGCCGGACATCGACGGCACCAATAAGACCCTGTGCGACAACCGCCTCGGCCTCCTCACCAAGGCCCGGCGCGGTCACGGCCCGCCCGACAGGTACGCCGTCGCCGAGCTCCTACAGGAAAAGGAGCCCTCGAGGCGCTTCTCCATGAGGCGGTTCCTCTCCGAGACAGGGGAGTGGGAGAAGCTCACGGGCCTGCCGTCCCCGCTCCCACTCCCGCTGGCGCGTCGGATGGAGGTGGACCACGAGGCCGTGGCCTTCGGCGGCCGGCTCTGGTGGGTCGATGTGAGCTGTGGTGCCGTCTCCGCGGACCCGTTCAGCGACCGGCCCGAGCTCCGCTTCGTGGAGCTCCCGGAGGGCAAGGAGCGAGTGGCCCCTGATCCCCGGACCCTGTGCAGATACCGGCGCGTTGGGGTCAGCGAGGGGAGGCTGCGTTACGCCGTGGTGTCCCAGTGGGAGCCCTTCCTTCTCCGCTCGTTTGCCCTTGATGGCGACGACGATTGGACACTGGAGCACGAGGTGGCGCTTAGCCCACTCTGGACGAACGGGGGCTACCCCTGGCTGCCTATGGAGGAGACACCGCGGATTGCCGTCATCGACCCCATGAACGCGAGCATCATGCATCTCACCATCGGCAACTATGTTGTCACCGTGGACATGGACACGGGGAAGGTGGTTGCTAGTGTAATTGTCTCGGCGGAGCATCAGCTTGATCTAATCATGACCGATGGTTTCTTTCGGGCTTTTGTGCTCTCGCCGTGGCTTGGATCAAACAGGATTCCTCGTGCAG GCAAGCTGGGCAATGCCAGGAACAAGACTCTGGCAGACGTTCTGATTCGCTCAAACTGA